The Treponema medium genome has a window encoding:
- a CDS encoding ATP-binding protein, with the protein MSFPRKLPIGVQSFKDLREKGFLYVDKTEYLFRLVNSSKVYFLSRPRRFGKSLFLSTLAAYFLGQKELFKGLYLEKAEEEQAVSENRAAWQEYPVLYLDFNTKNYTDEQALVDILNLHLDEWEAHYSIPKTAAAPEDRFRLLTAALFKQTGKQVVILVDEYDKPLLQTMVVNEALNEQYRNELKAFYSVIKTCDEYIRFAFLTGVTKFSKISIFSDLNNLRDISLEKHYAGICGMSQKELETNFQPEIQVLADSQDLTYQETLTALQQWYDGYCFAPAGEGMYNPFSLLNAFAKERFGSYWFETGTPTFLVNYLKEAHYFIPDLDGQVVLTESELQTYRAIAQEPFPILFQSGYLTIKEYIKEARLYRLGFPNDEVRYGFLENLLPAYAAVPFGETGKSVWQFVEDVRKGNVNGFMERMQSLIAGISYDNFSSKELKLREQNYQTAVYLIFKLMGQFVQTEVHCSTGRSDCVVCTADTVYLFEFKLSGNGSAEDALAQIQKQNYAAKYKMDGKKIVLIGAGFEEATRTIKDWKVEQL; encoded by the coding sequence ATGAGCTTTCCAAGAAAATTGCCGATCGGCGTACAGAGTTTTAAAGATTTACGGGAAAAAGGTTTTCTCTATGTGGATAAAACAGAATACCTTTTTCGCCTAGTAAATAGCAGTAAGGTCTATTTCCTCAGCCGTCCACGGCGGTTTGGCAAGAGTTTGTTTCTTTCGACTTTGGCGGCGTACTTCCTCGGACAAAAAGAGCTGTTCAAAGGTCTCTATCTTGAAAAGGCTGAAGAAGAACAAGCAGTATCGGAAAACAGAGCCGCATGGCAGGAATATCCGGTACTATATCTTGATTTTAATACAAAAAATTATACGGATGAGCAGGCGCTTGTAGATATTTTAAACCTCCATCTGGACGAATGGGAAGCCCATTATTCTATACCAAAAACAGCCGCAGCGCCGGAAGATCGGTTTAGATTGCTTACTGCAGCTCTTTTTAAGCAGACCGGTAAGCAAGTAGTCATTCTTGTTGACGAATACGATAAACCGCTCCTGCAAACGATGGTCGTAAATGAAGCCTTGAACGAGCAATACCGAAACGAACTCAAAGCTTTTTACTCCGTCATTAAAACCTGCGATGAATATATCCGCTTTGCCTTTTTAACCGGTGTTACCAAATTCAGCAAGATCAGCATTTTCAGCGATTTGAATAATCTCCGGGATATATCACTGGAAAAACACTATGCGGGCATTTGCGGAATGTCTCAAAAAGAACTGGAAACAAATTTTCAACCTGAAATACAAGTGCTTGCCGATAGTCAAGACTTAACCTATCAGGAAACATTGACCGCCTTACAGCAATGGTATGATGGATACTGTTTTGCACCTGCAGGGGAAGGCATGTATAATCCCTTTAGCTTATTAAATGCGTTTGCAAAGGAAAGATTTGGAAGTTACTGGTTTGAAACGGGAACCCCGACGTTTTTAGTCAATTACCTCAAAGAAGCCCACTACTTTATCCCTGACTTGGATGGACAGGTTGTACTCACTGAATCGGAGTTGCAAACATACCGAGCCATTGCACAAGAGCCGTTCCCCATTTTGTTCCAGTCGGGCTATTTAACCATTAAAGAATACATTAAAGAAGCACGGCTCTATCGATTGGGCTTTCCCAATGATGAAGTCCGGTACGGTTTCTTGGAGAATCTGCTGCCAGCTTATGCTGCGGTACCGTTTGGTGAGACGGGAAAATCAGTATGGCAGTTTGTGGAAGATGTCCGCAAGGGGAATGTAAACGGCTTTATGGAACGGATGCAGTCGCTTATTGCCGGTATCTCGTATGACAACTTTAGCAGTAAAGAGCTGAAATTGCGGGAGCAAAACTACCAGACAGCGGTATACCTTATTTTTAAACTGATGGGGCAGTTTGTACAAACGGAAGTACATTGTTCGACAGGACGCAGTGACTGTGTAGTATGCACTGCGGATACAGTATATCTATTTGAGTTTAAGCTAAGCGGTAACGGCAGTGCGGAAGATGCACTTGCACAAATACAAAAGCAAAACTACGCTGCAAAATATAAGATGGATGGGAAGAAGATTGTGCTCATCGGTGCAGGATTTGAGGAAGCAACGCGGACGATTAAGGATTGGAAAGTAGAACAGCTATGA
- the gyrB gene encoding DNA topoisomerase (ATP-hydrolyzing) subunit B, translating to MTTPSYSAENITVLKGLDAVRKRPGMYIGSTGPDGLHHLVYEVVDNCIDEAMAGYCDTILVVLEKNDTVRVEDNGRGIPVDIHPDEGVSALELVLTRLHAGGKFDKGSYKVSGGLHGVGVSVVNALSTGMEAIVCRDGFEYVQKFAAGEPLGPVTKRGETQKRGTTIRWTADPTIFTETTTYNFDVLAVRLRELAFLNNTISIILRDERLSTPKEVTFAFDGGLSHFVRYLNENKQVLPKEAIYFEGEKNDVIVELAMQYNDGYKENILSFVNDINTREGGTHLEGFKTALTRVMNEFLKKNAKLSKKMEKEEKLMGEDVRAGLTAVLSVKVPEPQFEGQTKTKLGNSEVRSIVDTFINEKLTLFFEQNPTVIDKILEKAVGEATARIAARKAKEATRRKSGLDSFGLPGKLADCSSKDPEKCEVYIVEGDSAGGSAKKGRDSKTQAILPLWGKMLNVEKTRLDKVLSNEKLQPIIATLGTGIGEDFNLDKIRYHKIIIMADADVDGSHIRTLLLTFFFRYMPELIEHGYVYLAMPPLYKISYNKKEWYVYDDSERDSILNEIGRNVSPAVQRYKGLGEMDGTQLWETTMDPARRKMMRVTLPDAVEADRIFSTLMGEEVEPRRKFIEENAVYANLDV from the coding sequence ATGACAACGCCTTCATATTCAGCAGAAAATATTACAGTTTTAAAGGGGCTGGACGCCGTCCGCAAGCGCCCCGGAATGTATATCGGCTCTACCGGTCCCGACGGGCTACATCATTTGGTATACGAAGTTGTCGATAACTGTATCGACGAAGCGATGGCAGGCTATTGCGATACCATCTTGGTCGTATTGGAAAAAAACGATACCGTTCGAGTGGAAGATAACGGACGCGGTATCCCTGTAGACATTCACCCCGACGAGGGCGTGAGTGCGCTGGAGTTGGTTTTGACACGGCTCCATGCAGGCGGTAAATTCGACAAGGGTTCATATAAAGTGTCCGGTGGTTTGCACGGTGTCGGTGTTTCTGTTGTCAATGCGCTTTCCACCGGTATGGAAGCAATCGTTTGCAGGGACGGCTTTGAGTATGTGCAGAAATTTGCCGCCGGCGAGCCGCTCGGTCCGGTTACCAAACGGGGAGAAACGCAAAAGCGCGGCACTACCATCCGCTGGACTGCCGACCCGACTATTTTTACCGAAACGACCACTTATAACTTTGACGTACTGGCAGTCCGGTTACGCGAACTCGCCTTTTTGAACAACACCATTAGCATCATACTGCGCGACGAGCGGCTTTCCACCCCAAAAGAAGTTACTTTTGCCTTTGACGGCGGGCTTTCTCACTTTGTACGTTACCTGAACGAAAATAAACAAGTGCTGCCCAAGGAAGCGATCTATTTTGAAGGCGAAAAAAACGACGTCATTGTTGAACTTGCAATGCAGTACAACGACGGCTATAAAGAAAACATCCTTTCCTTTGTCAACGATATTAACACACGTGAGGGCGGTACCCACCTCGAAGGTTTTAAAACGGCGCTTACCCGCGTGATGAACGAATTCTTGAAAAAAAACGCCAAGCTTTCTAAAAAGATGGAAAAAGAAGAAAAGCTGATGGGAGAAGACGTACGCGCCGGTTTAACGGCGGTACTGTCGGTCAAAGTTCCCGAACCTCAGTTTGAAGGACAAACAAAGACTAAGCTCGGCAACAGCGAGGTACGCAGCATCGTTGACACCTTTATCAACGAAAAACTCACCCTCTTTTTTGAACAAAATCCGACTGTAATCGATAAAATCCTCGAAAAAGCAGTCGGTGAAGCAACGGCTCGTATCGCAGCGCGCAAGGCGAAAGAAGCGACCCGCCGGAAAAGCGGTCTTGACAGCTTCGGGCTGCCGGGAAAACTCGCAGACTGTTCTTCCAAAGACCCTGAAAAATGCGAGGTCTACATTGTAGAAGGTGATTCTGCAGGCGGTTCCGCAAAGAAGGGGCGCGATAGCAAAACGCAGGCAATTTTACCGCTGTGGGGAAAGATGCTGAACGTCGAAAAGACCCGGCTTGATAAGGTACTCAGCAATGAGAAACTCCAGCCGATTATTGCAACGCTCGGTACCGGCATCGGTGAAGACTTTAACCTTGATAAAATCCGCTACCACAAGATTATCATTATGGCGGATGCCGACGTGGACGGTTCCCATATCCGCACGCTCTTACTCACCTTCTTTTTCCGCTATATGCCGGAACTGATTGAGCACGGCTATGTGTATCTCGCAATGCCGCCGCTCTATAAAATTTCCTACAATAAGAAAGAATGGTATGTATACGATGATAGCGAACGGGACAGCATTTTGAATGAAATCGGACGCAACGTCAGCCCCGCGGTACAGCGGTACAAGGGTTTGGGTGAAATGGACGGCACGCAGCTCTGGGAGACCACGATGGATCCCGCCCGCCGTAAGATGATGCGGGTAACCTTGCCCGATGCGGTAGAGGCAGATCGGATTTTCAGCACGCTGATGGGCGAAGAAGTAGAACCGCGCCGCAAGTTTATCGAAGAAAATGCGGTGTACGCAAATCTCGATGTGTAA